A window from Haloplanus rubicundus encodes these proteins:
- a CDS encoding DUF7718 family protein, whose translation MSQSDFSYGYEVTTFRGRKYSIGARLDPSINNVESFAILLYFQLADGTRVEVAKVDDSPHEEGDIHVDRYYREVGAEVKDFDTDIEDWTDAEDYLKENGQRFARLYHENHGTEVRADGANG comes from the coding sequence ATGTCTCAGAGTGATTTCAGCTACGGGTATGAAGTGACGACGTTTCGCGGACGGAAGTACAGCATCGGGGCTCGACTGGATCCCAGCATCAACAACGTAGAGTCGTTTGCCATTCTCCTCTACTTCCAGTTGGCAGACGGGACACGCGTCGAAGTGGCGAAAGTCGATGATTCGCCTCACGAGGAGGGCGACATCCACGTCGACCGCTACTACCGGGAGGTGGGCGCTGAGGTCAAGGACTTCGACACCGACATTGAGGACTGGACGGACGCGGAGGACTACCTCAAAGAGAATGGGCAACGGTTCGCGCGACTCTACCACGAGAACCACGGCACGGAGGTGAGAGCAGACGGCGCAAACGGCTGA